The Kitasatospora setae KM-6054 genome contains a region encoding:
- a CDS encoding polyprenyl synthetase family protein produces the protein MPSSIRLPRNPVDAEDVRERVNRTLGEFMAERTALLSGISDQLGPVSDALRDFLLDGGKRLRPAFCYWGWRAAGGGPDEPGIERAAAALELLQASALVHDDLMDRSDTRRGLPAVHRRFENLHRAGGWRGDREQYGASAAVLLGDLLLIWCDELFQCSGLPTGAVSSAKPVFDLMRTEVMLGQYLDVLEPVAGDSTDADALDRARTVLHYKSAKYTIERPLQVGALLAGAGPDLVDALGGFGLPLGEAFQLRDDLLGVFGDPAVTGKPAGDDLREGKRTLLVAHAMRGLSPADAAHLDTRLGAPDLDAGQIAELRDLITLSGAPSTVEDRIEALLAEALAALAAAPVADGPTREVLRALADAATVRKY, from the coding sequence GTGCCCTCCTCCATCCGCCTTCCCCGCAACCCCGTCGACGCGGAGGACGTGCGCGAGCGCGTGAACCGCACGCTCGGCGAGTTCATGGCCGAGCGGACGGCCCTGCTCTCCGGGATCTCCGACCAGCTCGGACCGGTCTCCGACGCGCTGCGCGACTTCCTGCTGGACGGCGGCAAGCGGCTGCGCCCGGCGTTCTGCTACTGGGGCTGGCGGGCGGCCGGCGGCGGCCCGGACGAGCCCGGCATCGAACGGGCGGCGGCCGCGCTGGAGCTGCTGCAGGCCAGCGCCCTGGTGCACGACGACCTGATGGACCGCAGCGACACCCGCCGCGGCCTGCCCGCCGTCCACCGCCGCTTCGAGAACCTGCACCGGGCGGGCGGCTGGCGCGGCGACCGCGAGCAGTACGGGGCGTCCGCCGCGGTACTGCTCGGCGACCTGCTGCTGATCTGGTGCGACGAGCTGTTCCAGTGCTCCGGGCTGCCGACCGGCGCGGTGTCCTCCGCGAAGCCGGTGTTCGACCTGATGCGCACCGAGGTGATGCTCGGCCAGTACCTGGACGTGCTGGAGCCCGTCGCGGGCGACTCCACCGACGCGGACGCGCTCGACCGGGCCCGGACGGTGCTGCACTACAAGTCCGCGAAGTACACCATCGAGCGGCCGCTGCAGGTCGGCGCGCTGCTCGCGGGCGCCGGACCCGACCTGGTCGACGCCCTCGGCGGCTTCGGCCTGCCGCTCGGCGAGGCGTTCCAGCTCCGCGACGACCTGCTCGGCGTCTTCGGCGACCCGGCGGTCACCGGCAAGCCGGCCGGCGACGACCTCCGTGAGGGCAAGCGCACCCTGCTCGTCGCCCACGCCATGCGCGGCCTCTCCCCCGCCGACGCCGCCCACCTCGACACCCGGCTCGGCGCCCCCGACCTGGACGCCGGGCAGATCGCCGAACTCCGCGACCTGATCACCCTCAGCGGCGCCCCCTCCACCGTCGAGGACCGGATCGAGGCCCTGCTCGCCGAGGCCCTCGCCGCCCTCGCCGCGGCCCCGGTCGCCGACGGACCCACCCGCGAGGTGCTGCGGGCGCTCGCGGACGCCGCGACGGTCCGCAAGTACTGA
- a CDS encoding VanZ family protein — translation MDSLVPARRTRRFVLFVPVLLGAAVLAFVAQRPLGRRAGWDGWVGTVNGVVFLAAVALPVAAAAVWWLARRRRVAGAGPGWARRSALADVGMVYGTLPWVWMILLPGVDPGGPRRRVNLVPLHDLAEVVAAGPPATAVAQIGGNLLVFAAFGFLAPLRFAALASGWRVLALGSAGSVLVETAQYVLRLDRVSSVDDVLLNAGGAALAALASRRWWRRTA, via the coding sequence ATGGATTCCCTCGTGCCCGCCCGCCGGACCCGGCGGTTCGTGCTGTTCGTCCCGGTGCTGCTCGGCGCGGCCGTTCTCGCTTTCGTCGCGCAGCGCCCGCTGGGCCGGCGCGCCGGGTGGGACGGCTGGGTGGGGACGGTCAACGGCGTCGTGTTCCTGGCCGCCGTCGCGCTGCCGGTGGCGGCCGCGGCGGTGTGGTGGCTGGCGCGCCGCCGCCGGGTGGCCGGTGCGGGGCCGGGGTGGGCGCGGCGTTCGGCGCTGGCCGACGTCGGGATGGTGTACGGGACGCTGCCGTGGGTCTGGATGATCCTGCTGCCGGGCGTCGACCCGGGCGGCCCGCGCCGCCGGGTGAACCTGGTGCCGCTGCACGACCTCGCCGAGGTGGTCGCGGCCGGGCCGCCGGCCACCGCGGTGGCGCAGATCGGCGGCAACCTGCTGGTGTTCGCCGCGTTCGGCTTCCTCGCCCCGCTGCGGTTCGCCGCGCTGGCCTCGGGGTGGCGGGTGCTGGCGCTGGGCTCGGCGGGTTCGGTGCTGGTGGAGACCGCCCAGTACGTGCTGCGGCTGGACCGGGTCTCCTCGGTCGACGACGTCCTGTTGAACGCCGGCGGCGCCGCCCTCGCGGCGCTGGCCTCCCGCCGCTGGTGGCGGCGGACGGCCTGA
- the thiE gene encoding thiamine phosphate synthase produces MTAAPTARQRLADARLYLCTDARREQGDLPEFLDAVLGAGVDVVQLRDKGLEARQELEHLEVFADAARRHGKLLAVNDRADVAYGARPDVLHLGQDDLPVAVARRILGDDVLIGRSCHAESEVDTALTEPGVDYFCTGPVWPTPTKPGRPAPGLDLVRYAAARRPERPWFAIGGIDQDNLQQVLDAGATRIVVVRALTAAEDPAAAAAALAARLR; encoded by the coding sequence GTGACGGCCGCGCCCACCGCCCGGCAGCGCCTGGCCGACGCCCGGCTCTACCTCTGCACCGACGCCCGCCGCGAACAGGGCGACCTGCCCGAGTTCCTGGACGCGGTGCTCGGCGCCGGCGTCGACGTCGTCCAGCTCCGCGACAAGGGCCTGGAAGCCCGGCAGGAGCTGGAACACCTGGAGGTCTTCGCCGACGCCGCCCGCCGCCACGGCAAGCTGCTCGCCGTCAACGACCGCGCCGACGTCGCGTACGGGGCCCGCCCCGACGTGCTGCACCTCGGCCAGGACGACCTCCCGGTCGCCGTCGCCCGCCGCATCCTCGGCGACGACGTGCTGATCGGCCGCTCCTGCCACGCCGAGAGCGAGGTCGACACCGCGCTCACCGAACCCGGCGTCGACTACTTCTGCACCGGCCCGGTCTGGCCCACCCCGACCAAGCCCGGCCGGCCCGCCCCCGGCCTCGACCTGGTCCGGTACGCCGCGGCGCGGCGGCCCGAACGCCCCTGGTTCGCCATCGGCGGCATCGACCAGGACAACCTCCAGCAGGTCCTCGACGCCGGCGCCACCCGCATCGTCGTCGTCCGCGCCCTCACCGCCGCCGAGGACCCCGCCGCCGCGGCCGCCGCCCTCGCGGCCCGCCTCCGCTAG
- a CDS encoding Rv2175c family DNA-binding protein, producing MSEIDPKIDALVPAWLYLPDISERWGVVITEVRDMVRNRSLLAVRRGPNKSLQVPADFIEDDGPVKHLVSTLTVLRDSGFSDQEILEWMFTEDDSLPGSPIQALRENRGTEVKRRAQALAL from the coding sequence GTGAGCGAGATTGATCCCAAGATTGACGCCCTGGTCCCCGCCTGGCTGTACCTGCCCGACATCTCGGAGCGGTGGGGCGTGGTGATCACCGAGGTCCGCGACATGGTGCGCAACCGCAGCCTGCTGGCCGTCCGCCGGGGACCCAACAAGTCCCTCCAGGTCCCCGCCGACTTCATCGAGGACGACGGCCCGGTCAAGCACCTGGTCAGCACCCTCACGGTGCTGCGCGACTCCGGCTTCTCCGACCAGGAGATCCTGGAGTGGATGTTCACCGAGGACGACTCGCTGCCCGGCAGCCCGATCCAGGCCCTGCGCGAGAACCGCGGCACCGAGGTCAAGCGCCGCGCCCAGGCCCTGGCCCTGTGA
- a CDS encoding NAD(P)/FAD-dependent oxidoreductase encodes MDAVAELSGTDRVVVVGAGMAGAQTALNLRQGGWHGPLALVGAELHLPYDRPPLSKDVLLGKADATAFEIDWHHLGVDLLTGRRATGLADGVLHTDRGELPYDALVIATGAEARTLPGLPGARTLRTVDDAHALRAALTPGRRIVLVGAGWIGAETATVARELGCHVTVVEAAAAPLAGALPAELGALMADWYAAAGVDLRCGTAVAGAADGGVLLTDGTHLPADEVVVGIGGRPATDWLRGGPLALDPDGTVPVDDRLRTALPGVLAAGDCASYPSARAGARLAVQHWDHALHSGAAAAAALLGTLDGPYDPVPYFWSEQFGRMVQYAGRHAGADHLLWRGSPSGPGWTVLWLRDGALTALLAVDRPRDLAQGRRLIERGTPVDPARAADPAVQLKAAAR; translated from the coding sequence GTGGACGCCGTGGCTGAACTGAGCGGAACGGACCGGGTCGTCGTGGTCGGCGCGGGCATGGCGGGCGCCCAGACCGCCCTCAACCTGCGGCAGGGCGGCTGGCACGGCCCGCTCGCCCTGGTCGGCGCCGAACTCCACCTCCCCTACGACCGGCCCCCGCTCTCCAAGGACGTGCTGCTCGGCAAGGCCGACGCCACCGCCTTCGAGATCGACTGGCACCACCTCGGCGTCGACCTGCTCACCGGCCGCCGCGCCACCGGCCTCGCCGACGGCGTCCTGCACACCGACCGCGGCGAACTCCCGTACGACGCCCTGGTGATCGCCACCGGCGCCGAGGCCCGCACCCTCCCCGGCCTGCCCGGCGCCCGCACCCTGCGCACCGTCGACGACGCCCACGCGCTGCGCGCCGCGCTCACCCCCGGCCGCCGGATCGTGCTGGTCGGCGCGGGCTGGATCGGCGCCGAGACCGCCACCGTCGCCCGCGAACTCGGCTGCCACGTCACCGTGGTGGAAGCCGCCGCCGCCCCGCTGGCCGGCGCCCTGCCCGCCGAACTCGGCGCCCTGATGGCCGACTGGTACGCCGCCGCCGGCGTCGACCTGCGCTGCGGCACCGCCGTCGCGGGCGCCGCCGACGGCGGCGTGCTGCTCACCGACGGCACCCACCTGCCCGCCGACGAGGTCGTCGTCGGCATCGGCGGCCGCCCCGCCACCGACTGGCTGCGCGGCGGCCCGCTCGCCCTCGACCCCGACGGCACGGTCCCGGTCGACGACCGGCTGCGCACCGCGCTGCCCGGCGTCCTCGCCGCCGGCGACTGCGCCTCCTACCCGTCCGCCCGGGCCGGCGCCCGGCTCGCCGTCCAGCACTGGGACCACGCCCTGCACTCCGGCGCCGCCGCCGCGGCCGCGCTGCTCGGCACCCTCGACGGCCCGTACGACCCCGTCCCGTACTTCTGGTCCGAGCAGTTCGGCCGGATGGTCCAGTACGCCGGCCGGCACGCGGGCGCCGACCACCTGCTGTGGCGCGGCTCCCCGTCCGGACCCGGCTGGACGGTGCTCTGGCTGCGCGACGGCGCCCTCACCGCGCTGCTCGCCGTCGACCGGCCGCGCGACCTCGCCCAGGGCCGCCGGCTGATCGAACGCGGCACCCCGGTCGACCCCGCCCGGGCCGCCGACCCGGCCGTCCAGTTGAAGGCCGCGGCCCGGTAG
- the thiO gene encoding glycine oxidase ThiO: MPAKGASAAVAAFHAPGAGHAPDVLVVGGGIIGLGVAWRAAQRGLAVAVADPDPGGGAARVAAGMLAPVTELQYGEEPLLRLGMASNERYAAFAAELTELTGLDTGYRATGTLAVALDSDDREELRELHAFHGRLGLASTWLTGRECRRLEPMLAPGVRGGLHVADDHQVDGRRLAAALVAACALAGVVFHRAEAVELLVEDGRAAGVRLSTGERVAAGRTVLAAGSRSHLLPGLPDGVLPAVRPVKGQVLRLRMPTAHGPFLSRNVRAVVRGQHLYLVPRADGELVVGATTEELGHDTTVTAGGVYELLRDAHELVPGITELPLVETGAGLRPGSPDNAPLLGPTALADLAAATGHYRNGVLLTPVTADLLADYLATGELPPLASDFTPDRFAPKVPA, translated from the coding sequence ATGCCGGCGAAGGGAGCATCAGCGGCTGTGGCAGCTTTCCACGCGCCCGGGGCAGGGCACGCGCCTGACGTGCTGGTGGTCGGCGGGGGCATCATCGGGCTGGGCGTCGCCTGGCGGGCGGCGCAGCGCGGCCTGGCGGTCGCGGTGGCCGACCCGGATCCGGGCGGCGGCGCGGCCCGGGTCGCGGCGGGCATGCTCGCCCCGGTCACCGAACTGCAGTACGGCGAGGAGCCGTTGCTGCGGCTGGGGATGGCCTCGAACGAGCGGTACGCGGCGTTCGCCGCCGAACTGACCGAGCTGACCGGCCTGGACACCGGCTACCGGGCGACCGGCACGCTGGCGGTCGCGCTGGACTCCGACGACCGCGAGGAGCTGCGCGAGCTGCACGCCTTCCACGGCCGGCTGGGCCTGGCGTCCACGTGGCTGACCGGCCGGGAGTGCCGCCGGCTGGAGCCGATGCTGGCGCCGGGCGTCCGGGGCGGCCTGCACGTCGCCGACGACCACCAGGTGGACGGCCGCCGGCTGGCCGCCGCGCTGGTCGCGGCCTGCGCGCTGGCGGGCGTGGTGTTCCACCGGGCGGAGGCCGTCGAGCTGCTGGTCGAGGACGGCCGGGCGGCGGGCGTCCGGCTGTCGACCGGCGAGCGGGTGGCGGCGGGGCGCACGGTGCTGGCCGCCGGTTCGCGCAGCCACCTGCTGCCGGGCCTGCCGGACGGGGTGCTGCCGGCCGTCCGCCCGGTGAAGGGCCAGGTGCTGCGGCTGCGGATGCCGACCGCGCACGGGCCGTTCCTGTCCCGGAACGTGCGGGCGGTGGTGCGCGGGCAGCACCTGTACCTGGTGCCGCGGGCGGACGGCGAGCTGGTGGTCGGCGCGACCACCGAGGAGTTGGGGCACGACACCACGGTCACCGCGGGCGGCGTCTACGAGCTGCTCCGGGACGCGCACGAACTGGTGCCCGGCATCACCGAGTTGCCGCTGGTGGAGACCGGCGCGGGGCTGCGCCCCGGCTCGCCCGACAACGCGCCGCTGCTCGGCCCGACCGCGCTGGCCGACCTGGCCGCCGCGACCGGGCACTACCGCAACGGCGTGCTGCTCACCCCGGTCACCGCCGACCTGCTCGCCGACTACCTGGCCACCGGCGAACTCCCGCCGCTGGCAAGCGACTTCACCCCTGACCGCTTCGCCCCCAAGGTCCCCGCATGA
- the thiS gene encoding sulfur carrier protein ThiS produces MNTIALTVNGEPRTLPAATTLDVVVAEVSAANTGVAAAVNEAVVPRSSWPATALGEGDRVEILTAVQGG; encoded by the coding sequence ATGAACACCATCGCCCTGACCGTCAACGGCGAGCCGCGCACCCTGCCCGCCGCCACCACGCTGGACGTGGTGGTCGCCGAGGTGTCGGCCGCCAACACCGGCGTCGCAGCCGCCGTCAACGAGGCGGTGGTGCCGCGCAGTTCGTGGCCCGCCACCGCGCTCGGCGAGGGCGACCGGGTCGAGATCCTGACCGCCGTCCAAGGAGGCTGA
- a CDS encoding thiazole synthase yields MADDELVIAGTSFGSRLIMGTGGAPSLEVLEQALRESGTELTTVAMRRVNTATQGSVLEVLSRNGIRVLPNTAGCYTAGEAVLTARLAREALGTDWVKLEVIADERTLLPDPIELLDAAETLVDDGFTVLPYTNDDPVLARKLEDVGCAAIMPLGSPIGSGLGIRNPHNFQLIVEAANVPVVLDAGAGTASDVALAMELGCSAVMLASAVTRAQDPVLMAGAMRRAVEAGRLAHRAGRIPRRYYAEASSPTAGLADTRERPAF; encoded by the coding sequence ATGGCTGACGACGAACTGGTGATCGCCGGCACGTCCTTCGGCTCCCGGCTGATCATGGGCACCGGCGGCGCCCCCAGCCTGGAGGTGCTGGAGCAGGCGCTGCGGGAGTCCGGCACCGAGCTGACCACGGTCGCGATGCGCCGGGTGAACACCGCCACCCAGGGTTCGGTCCTGGAGGTGCTGTCCCGCAACGGCATCCGGGTGCTGCCGAACACGGCCGGCTGCTACACGGCGGGCGAGGCGGTGCTGACCGCCCGGCTGGCCCGCGAGGCGCTCGGCACCGACTGGGTGAAGCTGGAGGTGATCGCCGACGAGCGGACCCTGCTGCCCGACCCGATCGAACTGCTGGACGCCGCCGAGACGCTGGTCGACGACGGCTTCACCGTGCTGCCGTACACCAACGACGACCCGGTGCTGGCCCGCAAGCTGGAGGACGTCGGCTGCGCGGCGATCATGCCGCTGGGCTCGCCGATCGGCTCCGGCCTGGGCATCCGCAACCCGCACAACTTCCAGCTGATCGTGGAGGCCGCGAACGTCCCGGTGGTGCTGGACGCGGGCGCGGGCACCGCGAGCGACGTCGCGCTGGCGATGGAGCTGGGCTGCTCGGCCGTCATGCTGGCGTCCGCCGTGACCCGCGCCCAGGACCCGGTGCTGATGGCCGGCGCGATGCGCCGGGCGGTCGAGGCCGGCCGCCTCGCCCACCGGGCCGGCCGGATCCCCCGCCGCTACTACGCCGAGGCGTCCTCCCCCACCGCCGGCCTGGCCGACACCCGCGAACGCCCGGCGTTCTGA
- the pknB gene encoding Stk1 family PASTA domain-containing Ser/Thr kinase: MTLDDPLYGALLDGRYRVEQRIAVGGMSTVYRGTDTRLDRAVALKVMHPALAADGEFTARFIREAKAVARLAHPNVVNVLDQGADPRGVFMAMEYVPGRTLRDLLRDRGALSVRAALDVLEPVLAALGTAHRAGLVHRDVKPENVLITDTGLVKVADFGLVRVLAGTDSAATSATGTGQLLGTVSYLAPEQIRQEDTDQRVDVYAAGILLYEMLTGTRPHTGEHAAQVMYRHLHEDVPAPSRTAPAVGPELDAIVAAATARDPEARPWDAVELLAAVQRARRSLPPARLDAEPPASTRPTPVHNPGEATAVIETAHPMDRTSVLEVPPELLPPVRPAVNDDPPRGLPGRARRSGYGRRPLIWSAALVALLLVVGGITYALSSAVYATVPSVLGQSREQAAATLDKQGLHGAFTEQYSESVQAGQVISTDPGVGAKVRKSDSVKVLLSRGPERLQVPDVTGRPLADARKALGDARLTAGTSGEEFSDTVPKGSVISTAPAAGSSLAPNAPVALTVSKGMHLVPDVGGLSKEDASAALTAAGFVPQVTGLLPLGKVTGQSPAAGTPARQGSTVTIAVSLF; this comes from the coding sequence ATGACCCTCGACGATCCCCTGTACGGCGCGCTGCTGGACGGCCGCTACCGCGTCGAGCAGCGGATCGCGGTCGGCGGCATGTCGACCGTCTACCGGGGCACCGACACCCGGCTGGACCGGGCCGTGGCGCTGAAGGTGATGCACCCGGCGCTGGCGGCGGACGGGGAGTTCACGGCGCGCTTCATCCGGGAGGCGAAGGCGGTGGCCCGGCTCGCCCACCCGAACGTGGTCAACGTGCTGGACCAGGGCGCCGATCCGCGCGGCGTGTTCATGGCCATGGAGTACGTGCCCGGCCGCACCCTGCGCGACCTGCTGCGCGACCGCGGCGCGCTCTCGGTGCGGGCCGCGCTGGACGTGCTGGAGCCGGTGCTGGCGGCGCTCGGCACCGCGCACCGGGCCGGGCTGGTGCACCGGGACGTCAAGCCGGAGAACGTGCTGATCACCGACACCGGCCTGGTGAAGGTCGCCGACTTCGGCCTGGTCCGGGTGCTGGCGGGCACCGACTCGGCGGCCACCTCGGCCACCGGGACCGGCCAACTGCTGGGCACCGTCTCGTACCTGGCCCCGGAGCAGATCCGCCAGGAGGACACCGACCAGCGGGTCGACGTCTACGCGGCGGGCATCCTGCTGTACGAGATGCTGACCGGCACCAGGCCGCACACCGGGGAGCACGCCGCCCAGGTGATGTACCGGCACCTGCACGAGGACGTCCCGGCGCCGTCCCGGACCGCGCCCGCGGTCGGCCCGGAGCTGGACGCGATAGTCGCGGCGGCGACCGCCCGCGACCCGGAGGCCCGGCCGTGGGACGCGGTGGAGCTGCTGGCCGCCGTGCAGCGGGCCCGCCGCTCGCTGCCCCCGGCCCGGCTGGACGCGGAGCCGCCCGCCTCGACCCGGCCCACCCCGGTGCACAACCCGGGCGAGGCCACCGCCGTGATCGAGACCGCGCACCCGATGGACCGCACCAGCGTGCTGGAGGTCCCGCCGGAACTGCTGCCGCCGGTGCGCCCGGCGGTGAACGACGACCCGCCGCGCGGCCTGCCCGGCCGGGCCCGCCGCTCGGGCTACGGCCGCCGCCCGCTGATCTGGTCGGCGGCGCTGGTCGCGCTGCTGCTGGTGGTCGGCGGCATCACGTACGCGCTGTCCAGCGCGGTGTACGCGACGGTGCCGAGCGTGCTCGGGCAGAGCCGGGAGCAGGCCGCCGCGACGCTCGACAAGCAGGGCCTGCACGGCGCGTTCACCGAGCAGTACAGCGAGTCGGTGCAGGCCGGGCAGGTCATCTCGACCGACCCGGGGGTCGGCGCGAAGGTCCGCAAGAGCGACTCGGTGAAGGTGCTGCTCTCGCGCGGCCCGGAGCGGCTCCAGGTGCCGGACGTCACCGGCCGCCCGCTGGCGGACGCCCGGAAGGCGCTCGGCGACGCCCGGCTGACCGCGGGCACCAGCGGCGAGGAGTTCAGCGACACCGTGCCGAAGGGCTCGGTGATCTCCACCGCCCCGGCGGCGGGCAGCAGCCTGGCCCCGAACGCGCCGGTGGCGCTGACCGTCTCCAAGGGGATGCACCTCGTCCCGGACGTCGGCGGCCTGAGCAAGGAGGACGCCTCGGCCGCCCTGACCGCGGCCGGCTTCGTCCCGCAGGTCACCGGCCTGCTGCCGCTCGGCAAGGTCACCGGCCAGTCCCCCGCGGCCGGCACCCCGGCCCGGCAGGGCAGCACGGTGACGATCGCGGTCAGCCTGTTCTAG
- a CDS encoding sulfite oxidase-like oxidoreductase — translation MGQQEPEQQPSTDPRLPPGQRPQRGWPVLHYGPVPRFKPQSWDFQVFGATADAEKASWDFAAFHALPKTTVRGDFHCVTKFSMLGNEWAGVAAATVLDLVPPDPGVTHVMVWAEYGYSANLRLADFADPATVFATHHDGRPLTLEHGFPVRLVVPHLYAWKGPKWVRAVEYMRADRRGFWEERGYHNLADPWREQRYSYQELPGDGPLR, via the coding sequence ATGGGTCAGCAGGAACCGGAACAGCAGCCGTCGACTGACCCGAGGCTCCCCCCGGGACAGCGGCCGCAGCGCGGCTGGCCCGTCCTGCACTACGGGCCGGTGCCCCGGTTCAAGCCGCAGAGCTGGGACTTCCAGGTGTTCGGGGCCACCGCCGACGCGGAGAAGGCCAGTTGGGACTTCGCGGCCTTCCACGCGCTGCCCAAGACCACCGTCCGCGGCGACTTCCACTGCGTCACCAAGTTCTCGATGCTCGGCAACGAGTGGGCCGGCGTCGCCGCCGCGACCGTCCTCGACCTCGTCCCGCCCGACCCGGGCGTCACCCACGTGATGGTGTGGGCCGAGTACGGCTACAGCGCCAACCTGCGGCTCGCCGACTTCGCCGACCCGGCCACCGTCTTCGCCACCCACCACGACGGCCGGCCGCTCACCCTGGAGCACGGCTTCCCGGTCCGGCTGGTGGTGCCCCACCTGTACGCCTGGAAGGGCCCCAAGTGGGTGCGCGCCGTCGAGTACATGCGGGCCGACCGGCGCGGCTTCTGGGAGGAGCGCGGCTACCACAACCTCGCCGACCCCTGGCGGGAGCAGCGCTACTCGTACCAGGAGCTGCCCGGCGACGGGCCGCTGCGCTGA